One genomic region from Microcoleus sp. FACHB-672 encodes:
- a CDS encoding MBL fold metallo-hydrolase, whose protein sequence is MSSKQNQFTIHFWGVRGSIACPGSETVRYGGNTPCIEMRVGGNRLIFDGGTGLRLLGLSLLSQMPVEANMFFTHSHWDHIQGFPFFVPAFIKGNRFHIYGAVAPNGSTIEQRLNDQMLHPNFPVPLQIMGAQLDFNNLEIGQRVQIGDVLVETALLNHPGEAVGYRVNWQGCSVAYISDTEHFPDRIDENVLWLARNADVMIYDATYTDEEYNSEKSSKVGWGHSTWQEAVKVAKAANVKKLVIFHHDPLHNDDFLDSIAEQVGQQFPDSLMAREGQSVQLVPSFVPSSEPEAVVDAKVSA, encoded by the coding sequence ATGTCTAGCAAGCAAAATCAATTCACCATTCACTTCTGGGGCGTTCGAGGGAGCATCGCCTGTCCAGGATCGGAGACAGTACGATATGGCGGGAACACCCCATGCATTGAGATGCGGGTGGGAGGAAATCGCCTCATTTTTGACGGAGGCACCGGCTTAAGGCTTTTAGGCTTATCCCTGCTATCGCAAATGCCGGTAGAGGCGAATATGTTTTTCACTCACTCCCACTGGGATCACATTCAGGGGTTTCCTTTCTTCGTGCCGGCCTTTATTAAAGGCAACCGTTTCCACATTTATGGCGCTGTCGCCCCCAATGGCTCCACCATTGAGCAGCGTCTCAATGACCAGATGCTCCACCCGAACTTTCCAGTGCCTTTGCAGATCATGGGAGCTCAGCTAGATTTCAACAACTTAGAAATCGGCCAGCGCGTCCAGATCGGTGATGTTCTGGTAGAAACTGCCCTTTTAAACCATCCAGGCGAAGCCGTGGGTTATCGCGTCAACTGGCAAGGGTGTTCGGTTGCCTACATCAGCGATACAGAACACTTTCCAGATCGCATTGATGAAAACGTCCTGTGGCTGGCTCGCAACGCCGATGTGATGATCTACGATGCCACTTACACAGACGAAGAATACAATTCAGAAAAATCCAGTAAAGTTGGTTGGGGACACTCAACTTGGCAAGAGGCTGTGAAAGTCGCTAAAGCAGCCAATGTGAAAAAGCTGGTAATTTTCCACCACGATCCACTGCACAATGATGATTTTCTCGACAGCATCGCCGAGCAAGTGGGTCAGCAATTCCCCGACAGTCTAATGGCCCGCGAAGGACAGTCAGTTCAGTTAGTGCCCTCTTTTGTCCCTAGTTCTGAGCCAGAGGCAGTGGTGGATGCCAAGGTTTCAGCGTAA